GCACTCGCGAAGCTGGGGCAGGGGCGTGGTGGTGGTGCCGGAGTAGATGGGCAGGCCGCCCTCGGCGACGTGGGCGAAGCTCTCCTGCGTGTGTACGGCGACGCGGATGGGCGGATGGGGCTGCTGGAGTGGCCGCGGCACCACCGCCAGCTCCTCCACCTGATAGAAGCGGCCGCGATAGCTGAAGCGCTCCTCCGTCCACGCGAGGCGGATGATCTCGAGCGCCTCGTCGAAGCGCGCGCGGTTCTCGGCGAGGGGAACGCGGAAGCCGTGGAACTGGCTGGGAATGGAGCCGCGCCCCACGCCGAACTCGAGCCGGCCGCCGGAGAGAATGTCGGCGACGGCGGCTTGCTCCGCGCACTCCAGCGGGTGCCGCAGCGGGAGCAGCGTCACCGCGGTGCCGATGCGGATCCGGCGCGTGCGGGCGGCGATGGCGGGCACCGCCATCAGCGGCTGGGCGAGCAGCGAGAAGGCGCCTCCGAAGTGGAGCTCGGCCAGCCAGGCCACGTCGAAGCCCAGCTCGTCGGCGCGCGCGATCAGGTCGATCATCTCCGCGTAGCGGTCCGCGTGGGAGCGGCCCGCCTCGGCCGCCGCCTGATGGAAGACCCCAAAGCGCATGCGGCGATTCTAGACCGAGCGGGGCGGCTGTGGTAGGGATGAGCGCATGTCCAAGGCGCTGAAAGGAATCCGGGTGGTGGACGTCACCAACAATCAGGCGGGGCCGTCGTGCGGCCAGATGCTGGCGTGGCTGGGGGCCGACGTGATCAAAGTCGAGGAGCCCGGCAAGGGCGACGTCGCGCGCTACTCGCAGCGGGACAAGGACAAGCCCGAGGCGGATGCGCTCTTCTACCTTGCCTTCAACGCCAACAAGCGGAGCCTCACGCTCAATCTCAAGCACGCGCGCGGGCAGGAGGTGTTCCGCGCGCTGCTCCGGTCCTCGGACGTGCTGCTCGAGAACTTCGGCCCCGGCGTGATCGAGCGCCTCGGCTTCGGCTACGACGCGGTCCATGCTCTGAACCCGCGGCTGGTCTACGCGAGCATCAAGGGCTTCGGCACATACGGCCCCTACCGCGACTACAAGAGTTACGAGCCGATCGCCCAGGCCATGGGCGGCGCGATGAGCGTGACCGGCTTCCCCGACGGGCCGCCCACCTACACGTGGCCGTCGATCGGCGACTCCGGGACGGGCATGCACTGCGTGATCGGCATCCTCGCCGCCCTCATGCAGCGCCACCAGACCGGCGAAGGGCAGGCGGTCGAGGTCTCGATGCAGGACGCGGTGGTGAACCTCCTACGTGTGAGCCTGCGCGACCATCAGCGCTTCGGGCGCATCATGCCGCGCACCGGCAATCAGCTGGGAGCCGTCGTGCCGGGCACGACCTATCGCTGCCACCCCGGCGGACCCAACGACTACGTGTTCATCTTCGTGCAGCAGCAGATGTGGCATCCGCTGCTGAAGGCGATCGGGCGCTCAGACCTGATCGGCGACCCGCGCTACGAGACGGGCGAGGCGCGCTGGGAGCGCCGCGCCGAGGTGGACGCCCTCGTGGAGGCGTGGACCTCGGGGCGCGACAAGCACGAGGTCATGAAGATCCTGGCCGGCGCCGGCGTGCCCTGCGGCGCCTGCCTCGACACCGGGGAAGTGCTGGCCGACCCGCATCTCCTCGAGCGCGACATGGTCGTCGAGGTGGAGCACCCGGTGCGCGGGCGCTACCTCACGGTGGGCAACCCGGTGAAGCTCTCGGCCTCGCCCACTGCCATCGGCCCGTCGCCGCTGCTGGGCCAGCACCGCGAGGAGATCCTGCGGGAGCTGGGCTATGGCGACGACGACATCCGGGCGTTGGCGAAAGACGGCGCGATCTGACGCGCGCCGCCCGCCCCGCGTGGGGCTCAGAGCACCGCGGCCGGCGCCTTCGGCATCGTCTGCCACTGCGCGGGGTCATGGCCGTAGAACATCGCGGCCCCCTCCCGATCCCGTAGCCGCCGCAGCGCTCCCAGGGATTCGCGCATGACGCCCGGATCCCAGAGGATGTTCGGGAGCACGTCGCGGTCCATGTTCTCCCGCGTGTAACAGGCATCGGAGGCACACACCAGGTGCGCGCCCTTGCCCCCGCGCACGCGCAGGGATTGATGCCCCGGCGTATGGCCGTAGGTGGGGAAGAGGATCACGCTCCCGTCGCCGAACACGTCGTGCTCGCCCTCGATGACCTGATAGTCGAGCGGATGGTCGAAGTCGATGGGGCTCGGGTTGTACTTCGGGACGAAGCCGGGCTTCCGCGCCGCCTCGAGCTCCGGCCGCTGCACGAGAAAGGTCGCCTTCGGGAAGAACTCGTTGCCGCCGCAGTGGTCGAAGTGGAGGTGCGAGTTCGCGACGTATCCGATGTCGGTGGGTTTCAATCCCAGGCGCGCGAGCTGGGGCACCACGTCGTCCCCCTCCGCGCTCTTCACGGTGAGCCGCTTCATGCGCTCGGCGCCCAGGCGGGTGAGGGGATCGAGCCGCGCCTGGCAGTGCACGCCGGTGTCGAAGAGGAGCCGGCCCTTCGGGTGGCTCACCACGAAGCTCATCACCGGCACCGTCCAGGGCTGCCCTGGGGAGAGATCGGAGACCATGCTGGCCCGGTCGAGCTCGATGGAGCCGGTGCAGAGGGCGTGGACGCGGACGTCAGGCATACACGTCCTCGTCCACCTGGCTGGGCGCGGGATACGGAGCCGCCAGCGCGTACTCCACCCCCTTGTCGATCTCGGTCTTGACGTCGCCGAGGATGCGGTCGAGCACGCCCTGGTCGACGAGGCCCTGCTTGATCAGCCGCCCCGAGAGGGTCTCGAGCGGATCGTGGGCGGACATCCACTCCTTCTCTTCCTCGCGCGTGCGGTAGTCCCGGTTGACGTCGCCCACGTGGTGGCCGTAGTACCGGTAGGTCTTGCACTCCAGGAACGCCGGCCCCTCGCCGCGGCGCGCGCGGGCGACGAGGCGGTCCATCGTCGCGTGCACCGCCTGCACGTCCTGCCCGTCCACCATCTCGGCGTGGATGCCGAAGGCGCGGGCGCGCGCGAGGATCTCGCCGGCCACCGTCTCGCCGCAGGGCGTGTACTCGCCGTAGAGGTTGTTCTCGCACACGTAGATGACGGGGAGCTTCCAGAGCGCCGCCATGTTCATGGCCTCGTAGAGGAGCCCCTGGCCCAGCGCGCCGTCGCCGAAGAAGCACACCGCCACCTGGCCGCTGCCCCGCATCTTGGCGGACAGCGCGGCGCCGGTGGCGATGCCGGCCGAGCCGCCCACAATGGCATTGGCCCCCAGATTGCCGCTCTCCGGATCGGCGATGTGCATGGAGCCGCCCTTGCCACGGCAGTACCCGGACTCCTTGCCGAGCAGCTCGGCGAACATGCGGTGCACGGCCGCGCCCTTGGCCAGGCAGTGGCCGTGGCCCCGATGCGTGCTCGTGATGAAGTCGTCACGCTTGAGCGCCTCGCACACCCCCACCGCCACCGCCTCTTCGCCCACGTAGAGGTGGGCGAGGCCGGGCATCTTGGCGCCCTTGTAGAGCTCGTTGACCTGCTCTTCGAAAGCGCGGATCTTGGCCATCTGCCGGTACATGTGCAGGTGCTGCTCGACGGTGAGGCGCGGGTCGGTGGCGGCAGTCGTCATGGAGTCCTCCGTGGGCCTGGGGTCACCCGCGAGACTGCGACAGGGAAGGACACGGAGTCAAGGCCGGTCATGCCATGATGCCAGCCGTGCGGACCGCACGCTTCGCGCTCGCCGTCGTCGCCGGCGTCCTCGCGCTCCTCGGCCCGTCACCGACGGCCCAGGCCCAGGAGATCGAGCCGCGGGCATATTCGAATATCCCCGTGGGCCTCAACTTCATGGCGCTGGGCTACGTGCATTCCCAGGGGGACCTGTCCTTCGATACGTCCGCGCCGATCGAGGACGCGCACCTGCGCATCGATGGCACGTTCCTCGCCTACGTCCGATCCTTCGGCGTCTTCGGCCGCTCGGCGAGCGTGGCCGTCGCCTTCCCGTATGCGTGGCTGTCGGGTGAGGCCACCTTCCGCGGCGAGCGGGTGGAGCGCAAGATCGACGGGCTTGCCGACCCCAAGATGCGGCTCACCGTGAACCTCTACGGGGCGCCCGCCCTGTCGGTCGAGGAGTTCCCGGAATACAAGCAGAACCTCATCGTGGGCGTGAGCGTGGCAGTCAGCGCCCCGCTGGGGCAGTACGACAGCCGCCAGCTTCTCAACGTGGGCACCAATCGCTGGGCGGTCAAGCCGGAGGTCGGCCTGTCCAAGGCCTGGGGCCCGCTGATCCTGGAGGCGGCCGCCGGCGTCACGTTCTACACGCCGAACGACGACTTCCTCCGGGGCCGCAAGCTCGAGCGGGCCCCCGTCTACTCCCTTCAGGCGCATCTCATCTACAACCTGCCTCACGGGATCTGGGCCGCGCTGGACACGGTCGGCTATCGCGGGGGCCGGATCACGCTGGACGGGGTTGAAGGTGAGGCCCTGCAGGAGAACCTCCGCGTGGGGCTGACGTTCTCGTTCCCCGTGACCCGCCACAGCTCCATCAAGATCACCGGCAGCACCGGCGCCTACGCGCGCTTCGGCGGCAATTTCAACACCGGCGGAATCGCGTGGCAGGTGGGCTGGTGAGGCGGCCCGGCGTCGCGCGCGCCGTCAGAGCCGCGGGTGCTTCCAGCCCAGCCACTCGCACACCGCGCGGCCCATCACCAGCTCCTGGTCGCGGCCCCTGAGCCACGGAAGCTCCTCGGTGAAGAGCGTCACGCACTGCCGCCACGAGCACGGCATGCGCGTGATGTCCGTGCCCCAGAAGAGGCGCGCCGGACCGAAGGCGTCGTGGATGCGGCGCAGGTGATCATGGATGTTTCGGTACGGATACGGCTGGCTCGAGTAGCTGGGGGCGCCGGTGGCCTTCACCGCGACGTTGGGATACTTCGCCAGCGCGAGCATCTCCGGCAGGCTTTCCCACCCCGCGTCGTCCTTCGTGCCCGACGCCCGTCCCAGGTGATCAATAATCAACTTGAGACGGGGGTGTTTTTCGGCCACCCGCCCCACCGTGGGCATGAAGGCCGAAGCGTGAAGCGCCACCGGCAATCCTGCCCGCTCGGCCGCCGGCCATAGCCAGTCGATGGTCCCGTCGGTGGGCCAGGAGCGCTGATGCGGCTGGAGGAACACGAAGCGGAGGCCCAGCATGCCCGGGCGCGAAGTCCAGCCGTCGATGAGCGCGCGGCTCTCCGGACGGTCGAGCGGAAAATTTCCGAGAATCGCGAAGCGGTCGGGATGCTGGCGCGCCGCCTCGACGGCCAGCTCGTTGGAATGCGGGTCCCAGGAGGCGGGCGGATGAATGATCGCCGCGTCCACGCCGGCCTCCGCCATCTCCTTCAACACGTCGTCTTTGGAGTAGACGGGGACCTGGCGGTGATTGGGATTGGTGGGCTTGCCGCTACTCCAGATGTGCACCTGCGCGTCCACGATCAGCATCGCCGCTCCCTTCACGCGGGCCCGACCAGCCCGATGTATGCGCCGCCGGCCTGCTCGGGGCCCACCAGCATCGCTTGCTCGCCCGTGTTGCGCACACCGCGCGTGGGCGGCGGCAAGCCCTGGCTCGCCATCCAGTGGGCCGCCGCGTCCATGCTCCGCGTGCGGTACAAAACCTGGAATGGGCCTGGGCCGCGGCGCGCCATCGCCTCGGCGGCCGGGCCGGGCTCGGCGGGCTGGGCGACGGTGAGGCCGGTGGGTCCGAGGTCGAACACCGCCATGTCGGCCTTGATGACCGCGCCGCGCTGCACCGGAGGCGCTGGCATCCCGAGGACGCGCGCGTAGTCGCGCGCCGCCGTGGCCACGTCGGGCACGGCGATGTACACGCGCTCGGCGCGCAGCGCCCCGTTCGGGTGCTCGCCGGCCGGTGGGACCTGGCGCCGGCGCTCGGCCAGCGGCGTGAGGTGCTGGACGAAGAAGATCGGGAGCGGGTTGCGCGGGCCGAGCCCGGCGGCGAGCCAGCGAAGCTCGCGGCCGTCGGGCGTGCGCCGGCTGCCCTCCGTCGGCTCCGCGACCTCCACGCCGCGTGCGCGCATGGCGGCCACGTCGGCACCGAGGTCGTCGCTCTGGACCGCGACGTAGCGGAAGCCGCCGCCCTTGGCGAGGAACTCGGCGAGGCGCCCGTCCGAGGCGCCGGGGGCGGGCGCCGGCGCATCCCGGCGCAGGCTCAGGAGCTCGAGGTAGTCCTCGGCGAGGAACGCGATGGCGTTCTCGGTGGCGCGGCCGGGGTGCACGCCGCCCGAGCGCACGTCGAAGCCGATGCGGCGATAGGCGGCCATGCCCGCCTCGAGGTCGGGGACGCAGATCATGACGTGGTCGATGCGCGTCAGCATGGGCTAGATCAGGAAGGCGAGGTTCGGGAGCGGCTCCGCCGCGTTCACGAGCACCACCTTCTTCCCGCTCATTCTGAGCGCGCCGCTCACGCGGCGTACCCGATGGGTGGCGCGCCCCGCCCACCAGTGGAGCTCGCGCCCCGCCTGCACGGCCAGCTCGGCGAGGAGGAAGTTCGAGCCCGCGATCCACTCGCCGCCCTCGCCCGCCGCGACCTCGACGTTCGAGATCAGGCGCCGCATGGACGAGGGCGGGTCCTGGCTGTGGCGATGGCCGGTCTGCAGGAGCTTCACGCGCGTCTCGAGGCGCGTGCGATTGTCGTAGATGTGCGAGAGGTGCCGGGCGGGGTCGGCGGCGGGATCCGTCGTCGCGGGCACCCAGTACACCGCGTCCTCCGTCCAGAGCTCGAGCCACTCCGCGTAGCGGGCCTCGTCGGCCAGGCGCGCCTCGAGGTACAGGAAC
The Candidatus Methylomirabilota bacterium genome window above contains:
- a CDS encoding aromatic-ring-hydroxylating dioxygenase subunit beta, with product MVSDADLRAVTEFLYLEARLADEARYAEWLELWTEDAVYWVPATTDPAADPARHLSHIYDNRTRLETRVKLLQTGHRHSQDPPSSMRRLISNVEVAAGEGGEWIAGSNFLLAELAVQAGRELHWWAGRATHRVRRVSGALRMSGKKVVLVNAAEPLPNLAFLI
- a CDS encoding N-acyl homoserine lactonase family protein, whose product is MPDVRVHALCTGSIELDRASMVSDLSPGQPWTVPVMSFVVSHPKGRLLFDTGVHCQARLDPLTRLGAERMKRLTVKSAEGDDVVPQLARLGLKPTDIGYVANSHLHFDHCGGNEFFPKATFLVQRPELEAARKPGFVPKYNPSPIDFDHPLDYQVIEGEHDVFGDGSVILFPTYGHTPGHQSLRVRGGKGAHLVCASDACYTRENMDRDVLPNILWDPGVMRESLGALRRLRDREGAAMFYGHDPAQWQTMPKAPAAVL
- a CDS encoding formyl-CoA transferase; translation: MSKALKGIRVVDVTNNQAGPSCGQMLAWLGADVIKVEEPGKGDVARYSQRDKDKPEADALFYLAFNANKRSLTLNLKHARGQEVFRALLRSSDVLLENFGPGVIERLGFGYDAVHALNPRLVYASIKGFGTYGPYRDYKSYEPIAQAMGGAMSVTGFPDGPPTYTWPSIGDSGTGMHCVIGILAALMQRHQTGEGQAVEVSMQDAVVNLLRVSLRDHQRFGRIMPRTGNQLGAVVPGTTYRCHPGGPNDYVFIFVQQQMWHPLLKAIGRSDLIGDPRYETGEARWERRAEVDALVEAWTSGRDKHEVMKILAGAGVPCGACLDTGEVLADPHLLERDMVVEVEHPVRGRYLTVGNPVKLSASPTAIGPSPLLGQHREEILRELGYGDDDIRALAKDGAI
- a CDS encoding LLM class flavin-dependent oxidoreductase gives rise to the protein MRFGVFHQAAAEAGRSHADRYAEMIDLIARADELGFDVAWLAELHFGGAFSLLAQPLMAVPAIAARTRRIRIGTAVTLLPLRHPLECAEQAAVADILSGGRLEFGVGRGSIPSQFHGFRVPLAENRARFDEALEIIRLAWTEERFSYRGRFYQVEELAVVPRPLQQPHPPIRVAVHTQESFAHVAEGGLPIYSGTTTTPLPQLRECMTIYRERLAAAGHAWRPDQMALMLPVHLGPTGPAAREAMRPGVRRYYENIHDVFAKIPESYGEHLPRLKVIAETLANVPYEKFYRDHAAFGDTAEVIDRLQAARDEFGLSQIIAWFDQGAMLPRAEVERAMRQFIEQVAPKL
- a CDS encoding thiamine pyrophosphate-dependent dehydrogenase E1 component subunit alpha, whose amino-acid sequence is MTTAATDPRLTVEQHLHMYRQMAKIRAFEEQVNELYKGAKMPGLAHLYVGEEAVAVGVCEALKRDDFITSTHRGHGHCLAKGAAVHRMFAELLGKESGYCRGKGGSMHIADPESGNLGANAIVGGSAGIATGAALSAKMRGSGQVAVCFFGDGALGQGLLYEAMNMAALWKLPVIYVCENNLYGEYTPCGETVAGEILARARAFGIHAEMVDGQDVQAVHATMDRLVARARRGEGPAFLECKTYRYYGHHVGDVNRDYRTREEEKEWMSAHDPLETLSGRLIKQGLVDQGVLDRILGDVKTEIDKGVEYALAAPYPAPSQVDEDVYA
- a CDS encoding VOC family protein translates to MLTRIDHVMICVPDLEAGMAAYRRIGFDVRSGGVHPGRATENAIAFLAEDYLELLSLRRDAPAPAPGASDGRLAEFLAKGGGFRYVAVQSDDLGADVAAMRARGVEVAEPTEGSRRTPDGRELRWLAAGLGPRNPLPIFFVQHLTPLAERRRQVPPAGEHPNGALRAERVYIAVPDVATAARDYARVLGMPAPPVQRGAVIKADMAVFDLGPTGLTVAQPAEPGPAAEAMARRGPGPFQVLYRTRSMDAAAHWMASQGLPPPTRGVRNTGEQAMLVGPEQAGGAYIGLVGPA
- a CDS encoding amidohydrolase family protein, whose product is MKGAAMLIVDAQVHIWSSGKPTNPNHRQVPVYSKDDVLKEMAEAGVDAAIIHPPASWDPHSNELAVEAARQHPDRFAILGNFPLDRPESRALIDGWTSRPGMLGLRFVFLQPHQRSWPTDGTIDWLWPAAERAGLPVALHASAFMPTVGRVAEKHPRLKLIIDHLGRASGTKDDAGWESLPEMLALAKYPNVAVKATGAPSYSSQPYPYRNIHDHLRRIHDAFGPARLFWGTDITRMPCSWRQCVTLFTEELPWLRGRDQELVMGRAVCEWLGWKHPRL
- a CDS encoding transporter, which translates into the protein MRTARFALAVVAGVLALLGPSPTAQAQEIEPRAYSNIPVGLNFMALGYVHSQGDLSFDTSAPIEDAHLRIDGTFLAYVRSFGVFGRSASVAVAFPYAWLSGEATFRGERVERKIDGLADPKMRLTVNLYGAPALSVEEFPEYKQNLIVGVSVAVSAPLGQYDSRQLLNVGTNRWAVKPEVGLSKAWGPLILEAAAGVTFYTPNDDFLRGRKLERAPVYSLQAHLIYNLPHGIWAALDTVGYRGGRITLDGVEGEALQENLRVGLTFSFPVTRHSSIKITGSTGAYARFGGNFNTGGIAWQVGW